A portion of the Calliphora vicina chromosome 5, idCalVici1.1, whole genome shotgun sequence genome contains these proteins:
- the Tmem131 gene encoding transmembrane protein 131 homolog has translation MYSYHRLWLSVLVLTIVTTSMCGFANEHEVSENDNNMKHDAHFETQAAASLKDMTEQELSDDLSIELYRSLRFEPPQLDFGIWSVGTVRSHTVTLINHNRNRSVYLSSVSGRTPAFSSSFFEAKMVPPNGNTTFNVVFLPREQGAISTSLNIHTSFGKLRLLVRGVGRECPYRLKPLVGIRAPLNATLMPEIHMYNPHEKALQILEVYSSGGQFQLELPSGDSEAPKGLWEIPPLTTKPVIRIRFQGYAAGNYSAYIRIKIAEPHNSSNSTSSGVGSGLEKEEQVLVIPVEFEILPQYGLYAVNPLLEFGHIAVDDESRVKVLKQKLFLRHSKSELEVTDLEFKSITYISGVYFENCKDIVLYPNYVEDPVVRLNDKLELELEDKKAHTYHSVELIIRADIFKGNLHYDVNKTLFLIPTTHTSNKQLPDDGNDVVSDVNGSRVLTVRNDFKIPLTIYNITTQDNDADKLSLQLKSFETGMVLMPGLSFDILVASSLCKEQQQEQDLKDLTNYKTAIYVYTNITNFEIPIVISSARLFVTTQTHSIWRSNTSVYTKELDLGSVPIREKSNKGFIIFQNRNSIPIKLNNMDFQKPQAIYYHVLFIGCIQAADVNETNNYTVDLESADYKFGSQLEEGDIAVYMIDLQPYTTEHSLAFLKILTQYENITINIKFTTSLGRLEVDQERLHFANCFPGKLCSSELSIRSTFKQPMHIKYINFTDSGLRFEDKNPLGSKIAPLSVTRVGRIYFRPSALCGSRCYIQQQTDESATFPSSIVANSLNIPNFDEVELRRRTELYRHFKYYFQNMYFSMTTKEMQQFQLNLMIELEWPQLVGGRQMLPTIEVNKTHIYEVKISNPSDNPILIDYTLADPTLAKQTRISLPLEVVVITPSCYLTDKAVFSLVNAPPKKPILIPGLSSVTIPIKFQADYVGTICTLLHIRNNLTLYEGVWISAKTVQSQFRLGNRKPGSQTPLLFEITDQHLASACPARDDRMRSEAAEHYVIPQIISRRVFTARNSGELPIRIDGFWIGDQPCQGYGFQVMDCSSFELIANSSKKIEISFQSDFTVSRITRPLMLKTNLTYDVRYILVAQLPSKGLEQCELLLPRPPWEAKIRNAAIIMLLITFVLVLIAVHIDYGNIIYNQSALYEARDKGTVHPTFNLRNIAMRSTQINNDSSPTVETNQKTKTKATASEKNDNSSSMLSLRKRNVKSTKAVNGEAKSSSSSTRGGMTLAEMVSWTFGTKTAKKSAANNSKNSKVADQANTNVSNDVKTTKSKFTEKSLIDKMDGDMKKSQIGKKTKVTDKAQAKNHDKNETEEVKLRRDDHVDKELKKEKNSPKLQAKTAASVNSHVETVTAKDAREQRKSLELSSQATASVEPTAASSDKNQNSPKEVANGRKIGKTPGRERRKQSAQNISPVISDLTSSSCSSSTSSSCSSNHNVMGKRNERKMKVKASNSLKFSNNCNATNMFPSSYSASSSPTSMSASILKSENTNSHVDILTPWDCGSHATFSDVLQKSQQQQTQSSTSTDLIQQGSLFDLMSHSPNGIENSEITAALTPKRPKNPASDLGPIGSRKSPSSTPVWEPIQSAITMQLPRPLNTTSTATSSTASSSASCYYPMTSTFGYNDLSPPTLTSPTMHQHQQDIHAQLLVLQRQILEQQQLQQQQQQFLNSNALNNNWSNLSSPLWSPILGNGSTANVNNTSSIFSQPQTQNSTWSLTPNSSSPSSGLVRPPPGLEQNFPINSNLPAAAVTSSAASSSAQLASTFNNTMATSPNSLTQTDNDNMPMFNLFGGLSSIWNDNWTQSNNQQQQQQQQQQPPK, from the exons ATGTATTCTTATCATCGTCTGTGGTTATCGGTGCTAGTTCTGACCATAGTGACAACTAGTATGTGTGGTTTTGCAAATGAACATGAAGTCTCAGAAAATGACAACAATATGAAGCACGATGCCCACTTTGAGACACAAGCGGCAGCCTCTCTCAAAGATATGACAGAACAGGAATTAAGCGACGATTTGTCAATTGAATTATATCGCAGTTTACGCTTTGAACCGCCACAATTAGATTTTGGCATCTGGTCGGTGGGTACGGTGCGTTCACACACCGTAACACTAATCAATCACAATCGAAATCGAAGTGTTTACTTGAGTTCGGTGTCGGGCAGGACGCCAGCATTTTCTAGCAGCTTTTTTGAAGCGAAAATGGTGCCGCCCAACGGTAATACCACATTTAATGTAGTCTTTTTACCCAGAGAACAAGGTGCTATAAGTACTAGTTTAAATATACACACATCGTTTGGTAAACTGCGACTATTGGTGCGTGGCGTAGGTCGTGAGTGTCCGTATCGCCTTAAGCCGCTGGTGGGCATACGGGCGCCATTGAATGCTACTCTAATGCCCGAAATACACATGTACAATCCGCATGAGAAGGCATTACAAATTTTGGAG gtATACAGCAGTGGTGGCCAGTTTCAATTAGAACTACCCAGCGGTGATTCTGAAGCACCAAAGGGTCTATGGGAAATACCTCCTTTAACGACAAAGCCTGTGATACGCATACGATTTCAAGGGTATGCTGCCGGTAATTATTCAGCCTATATTCGCATTAAAATAGCCGAACCACATAACTCCAGTAACTCTACGAGCAGTGGTGTTGGCAGTGGATTGGAAAAGGAGGAACAGGTTTTAGTTATACCTGtggaatttgaaatattacCTCAGTATGGTTTGTATGCGGTCAATCCGCTACTGGAGTTTGGTCACATAGCCGTTGACGACGAGAGTCGCGTAAAAGtcctaaaacaaaaactattctTAAGACATTCGAAAAGTGAATTGGAAGTAACCGATTTAGAATTCAAATCGATAACATACATTAGTGGTGTATATTTCGAGAACTGCAAAGATATTGTGCTCTATCCAAATTATGTTGAGGATCCCGTCGTACGATTGAATGATAAACTGGAATTAGAATTAGAAGATAAAAAGGCGCATACATATCACAGTGTAGAGCTAATAATAAGAGCCGATATATTTAAAGGCAATTTACATTATGAcgttaataaaactttatttttaatacccACAACACATACAAGCAATAAACAACTACCAGATGATGGTAATGACGTTGTCAGCGATGTCAATGGTAGTCGAGTATTAACGGTGCGTAATGATTTTAAAATCCCATTGACCATTTATAATATAACCACACAAGATAATGATGCTGATAAGCTTAGCTTGCAATTGAAATCATTTGAAACGGGAATGGTTTTGATGCCAGGCCTCTCTTTTGATATATTAGTGGCTTCTAGTTTATGTaaagaacaacaacaagaacaggATCTTAAAGATCTTACAAATTATAAGACTGCTATCTACGTTTATACGAATATAACCAATTTCGAAATACCCATTGTCATAAGTTCAGCACGTTTGTTTGTAACCACACAAACTCATTCGATATGGCGCTCCAATACTTCCGTTTATACCAAAGAATTAGATTTAGGTTCTGTACCCATCCGTGAAAAGTCCAACAagggtttcataatttttcaaaatcgcAATTCCATACCCATCaaattaaacaatatggatTTTCAAAAGCCTCAAGCCATCTACTATCACGTCCTGTTTATAGGCTGTATACAAGCAGCGGACGTTAACGAAACAAACAACTACACTGTCGATTTGGAGAGCGCTGACTACAAGTTTGGTTCCCAATTGGAAGAAGGTGACATTGCCGTCTACATGATAGACTTACAGCCCTACACAACCGAACACAGTTtggcatttttgaaaattctaacACAGTatgaaaatataacaataaatattaaattcaccACTTCCCTGGGTAGACTGGAGGTGGATCAGGAGAGGTTACATTTTGCTAATTGTTTTCCG GGTAAATTATGTTCTTCTGAATTGAGCATACGTTCGACATTTAAACAACCCATgcacataaaatacataaattttactGATTCTGGCTTAAGATTTGAAGATAAAAATCCTTTGGGCTCAAAGATAGCGCCACTATCTGTCACCAGGGTTGGTCGTATCTACTTTCGGCCATCTGCTCTATGCGGCTCACGTTGTTATATACAACAACAGACCGATGAATCCGCCACATTTCCAAGCTCTATAGTGGCAAACAGTTTGAATATACCCAATTTCGATGAAGTCGAACTGAGACGTCGCACCGAACTCTatagacattttaaatattattttcaaaatatgtatttttcaaTGACAACCAAAGAAATGCAACAGTTTCAATTGAATCTTATGATAGAATTAGAATGGCCCCAGCTGGTCGGTGGCCGTCAAATGTTGCCCACAATTGAAGTTAACAAAACGCATATATACGAAGTGAAAATTTCCAATCCATCCGATAATCCTATACTAATTGATTATACATTGGCCGATCCGACACTGGCGAAACAAACTCGTATCTCTTTACCGCTGGAAGTTGTCGTCATTACACCCAGTTGCTATTTAACTGACAAAGCGGTATTTTCATTAGTGAATGCGCCACCCAAAAAGCCCATTCTTATACCAGGTCTATCCAGTGTCACGATACCGATCAAATTTCAAGCCGATTATGTGGGCACAATTTGTACGCTGTTACACATACGCAATAATTTAACACTGTATGAAGGTGTTTGGATTAGCGCCAAAACGGTACAATCACAATTTCGTTTGGGCAATCGTAAGCCGGGTTCACAGACGCCTTTACTCTTTGAAATAACCGACCAGCATTTGGCATCTGCTTGTCCGGCAAGGGATGACAGAATGAGAAGTGAGGCAGCAGAACATTATGTTATACCGCAA ATTATTTCTCGACGCGTTTTTACAGCTCGCAATTCTGGCGAACTACCCATACGAATTGATGGATTTTGGATCGGTGATCAACCTTGTCAGGGCTATGGCTTTCAAGTAATGGATTGCTCTAGTTTCGAACTGATTGCAAATTCTTCGAAAAAGattgaaatttcttttcaaTCGGATTTTACAGTGTCTCGCATCACTAGACCACTGATGCTCAAAACAAACCTCACCTATGATGTTAGATACATACTGGTGGCTCAATTGCCCTCAAAGGGTTTAGAACAATGTGAGTTACTTCTGCCGCGACCACCATGGGAGGCTAAAATACGCAATGCTGCCATCATAATGCTGCTGATAACATTTGTGTTGGTACTTATAGCGGTGCACATTGACTACGGCAACATCATATACAACCAATCAGCTCTATATGAGGCCCGTGATAAGGGTACAGTGCATCCAACGTTCAATTTGCGTAACATTGCTATGCGTtcgacacaaattaataatGATAGTTCGCCAACGGTTGAGACgaatcaaaaaactaaaacgaaAGCAACGGCTAGCGAAAAGAACGATAACTCTAGTTCCATGTTGAGCTTAAGGAAACGTAATGTTAAAAGCACGAAAGCTGTAAATGGTGAAGCAAAGTCATCCTCATCTTCTACACGTGGTGGTATGACATTAGCTGAAATGGTTAGTTGGACATTTGGCACAAAAACGGCAAAAAAATCTGCTGCAAATAATAGCAAAAATTCGAAAGTTGCAGACCAAGCGAATACAAATGTGAGCAACGATGTGAAAACGACAAAATCCAAATTCACTGAAAAATCTTTAATTGATAAAATGGATGGTGACATGAAAAAATCGCAAATAGGCAAAAAAACAAAGGTGACCGATAAAGCTCAAGCTAAAAATCACGACAAAAACGAAACGGAAGAAGTGAAATTAAGAAGAGATGATCATGTAGACAAAGAGttgaaaaaggaaaagaattctcCTAAGCTACAAGCAAAAACTGCTGCCAGTGTTAATTCTCACGTAGAAACGGTAACAGCGAAAGATGCCAGAGAACAAAGAAAATCATTAGAGTTGTCTAGTCAAGCAACAGCAAGCGTTGAGCCTACAGCTGCCTCATCGGATAAGAATCAAAATTCACCAAAGGAAGTTGCAAATGGGCGGAAAATTGGCAAGACCCCTGGTAGAGAGAGACGTAAACAATCAGCACAAAATATCTCACCCGTCATCTCAGACCTAACCAGCTCTTCCTGTTCCTCTTCGACTTCGTCGTCGTGTTCGTCAAACCACAATGTCATGGGTAAGCGGAACGAGCGCAAAATGAAAGTAAAAGCCTCGAATTCATTGAAGTTTAGCAACAATTGCAATGCAACAAATATGTTTCCCTCATCCTATTCGGCCTCATCGTCACCGACGTCGATGTCAGCGAGTATTTTAAAATCCGAAAACACAAATTCACATGTAGACATTTTGACACCCTGGGATTGTGGCAGCCATGCCACATTTAGTGATGTTTTACAAAAATCCCAACAACAGCAAACACAATCCAGTACTTCTACTGATCTCATACAACAAGGATCATTATTTGATCTTATGTCTCACTCTCCGAACGGTATAGAAAACTCTGAAATAACAGCTGCCTTAACACCAAAACGACCTAAAAATCCAGCATCGGATTTGGGACCCATTGGTTCTAGGAAATCACCCTCATCTACACCAGTCTGGGAGCCCATACAAAGTGCCATAACAATGCAATTACCACGGCCATTAAATAcaacctcaactgctacttcgtCAACAGCTTCGTCATCCGCATCATGTTACTATCCAATGACTTCGACTTTTGGCTACAACGACTTATCGCCGCCGACACTGACGTCACCCACAATGCACCAACACCAACAGGATATCCATGCTCAATTACTGGTATTACAAAGGCAAATTTTGGAACAGCAACAattgcaacaacagcaacaacaatttctAAATTCGAATGCTTTAAACAATAACTGGTCCAATCTATCCTCACCCCTCTGGAGTCCTATCTTGGGCAATGGTTCAACTGCTAATGTCAACAACACTTCGTCTATATTTAGTCAGCCACAGACACAAAATTCAACTTGGAGTTTAACTCCAAATTCTTCATCGCCTTCCAGCGGTTTAGTACGTCCACCACCAGGCTTAGAACAAAACTTTCCCATCAACAGCAATTTGCCCGCAGCTGCAGTGACTTCTTCAGCCGCATCTTCTTCTGCACAATTGGCTTCAACTTTCAACAACACAATGGCTACATCTCCAAATAGTCTCACACAAACAGATAATGATAATATGCCCATGTTCAATTTGTTTGGAGGTTTAAGTTCCATTTGGAATGACAATTGGACACAGTCAAAcaatcaacagcagcagcagcaacaacaacagcagcctCCAAAGTAA
- the Ufc1 gene encoding ubiquitin-fold modifier-conjugating enzyme 1 encodes MVDECTKKTLSSLPLLQTRASPRDKDIWVQRLKEEYQALIKYVQNNKESGTDWFRLESNKEGTKWFGKCWYMHNLLKYEFDVEFDIPVTYPATAPEIALPELDGKTAKMYRGGKICLTDHFKPLWARNVPKFGIAHAMALGLAPWLAVEIPDLIEKGIITYKEK; translated from the exons ATGGTTGATGAGTGTACGAAAAAGACCTTAAGCAGCTTGCCTTTGCTGCAAACCAGAGCCAGCCCAAGAGACAAGGACATATGGGTGCAACGTCTGAAGGAAGAATATCAGGCTTTAATTAAG TATGTGCAAAATAACAAAGAATCGGGCACTGATTGGTTCCGCCTCGAATCTAATAAGGAAGGTACCAAATGGTTTGGTAAATGCTGGTACATGCACAATTTACTGAAATATGAATTTGATGTAGAATTCGAT ataCCCGTCACTTATCCGGCTACGGCACCTGAAATCGCTCTTCCCGAATTGGATGGCAAAACTGCAAAAATGTATCGTGGAGGCAAGATTTGTCTTACCGACCACTTCAAACCTTTGTGGGCCAGAAATGTGCCTAAATTTGGTATAGCTCATGCAATGGCTTTGGGG TTGGCTCCCTGGTTGGCTGTGGAAATTCCCGATCTAATAGAAAAGGGTATCATTACCTATAAGGAAAAGTAG